GAATCACGTATTAGAGATGCTGATATGGCAAAAGTTATGGCTGACTTTACAAAACAACAAATTCTAATGCAATCTGGTACAGCTATGTTGTCTCAATCTAACCAACTA
This is a stretch of genomic DNA from Marinitoga sp. 38H-ov. It encodes these proteins:
- a CDS encoding flagellin, whose product is ESRIRDADMAKVMADFTKQQILMQSGTAMLSQSNQLPQQVLQLLR